One region of Quercus lobata isolate SW786 chromosome 2, ValleyOak3.0 Primary Assembly, whole genome shotgun sequence genomic DNA includes:
- the LOC115976110 gene encoding zinc finger CCCH domain-containing protein 64 isoform X1, with the protein MAPPRILLCGDVLGRLNQLFKRVSSVNKAAGPFDALICVGQFFPDSPEQLGELTDYIEGRSQVPLPTYFIGDYGIGAAKHLLSASKDSANLGFKMDGLKVCQNLFWLKGSGKFNLHGLSVAYLSGRHFSDGQQFGTYTQDDVDALRAIAEDPGIFDLFLTNEWPSGVTNRASTSDLPHGFSDSPGSDSTIAELVAEIKPRYHIAGTKGIFYAREPYSNVDAVHVTRFLGLASVANKEKQKFIHAISPTPASTMSAVEISTKPLNTTLSPYTYADQTVLAKEATKRPSDSDADSQYWRYDVSQKRQKYGAGDGDRLCFKFVSSGSCPRGDKCNFQHDENAREQSLRGVCFDFLNKGRCERGPNCNFKHSLQDEGESHSHKKRGSENASNRSRECWFCLSSLNIESHLIVSIGEYFYCALAKGPLVQDHILIIPVEHLPNTVLLPPETEIELGRFQNSLKSYYKNQGKSVVFFEWVSKRSTHANLQAIPVPSSRAAAVQDIFNLAAEKLGFKFVALRKNENSDGRNVLRTQFDKDFSFFYVELPDGTIFSHLVEENERFPAQFGREVLAGLLNMADRADWRNCSQSKEEETKMAEDFKNQFQEFDPNK; encoded by the exons ATGGCTCCCCCAAGAATTCTGCTCTGTGGCGACGTTCTCGGCCGCCTCAACCAGCTCTTCAAGCGAGTCTCatcg GTAAACAAAGCGGCTGGGCCATTCGATGCCCTAATTTGCGTTGGCCAGTTCTTCCCTGACTCGCCGGAGCAGCTCGGCGAGCTAACCGACTACATTGAAGGCCGCTCCCAAGTTCCTCTGCCCACATACTTCATCGGCGACTACGGAATCGGCGCTGCTAAACACCTCTTATCGGCTTCGAAGGACTCGGCGAACCTTGGCTTCAAGATGGACGGTCTCAAGGTTTGCCAAAACTTGTTCTGGTTAAAAGGCAGTGGCAAGTTCAATCTCCATG GGCTATCTGTGGCATATTTATCTGGTAGGCATTTTTCTGATGGTCAACAATTTGGAACATACACTCAAGATGATGTGGATGCATTGCGAGCTATAGCTGAGGATCCTGGAATATTTGACTTGTTCCTAAC TAATGAATGGCCAAGTGGGGTCACAAACAGAGCATCTACATCTGATCTTCCCCATGGGTTTTCGGATTCACCTGGAAGTGATTCTACCATAGCAGAGTTAGTAGCAGAGATTAAACCACG CTATCACATTGCAGGTACTAAAGGTATATTCTACGCTCGTGAACCTTACTCCAATGTTGATGCTGTGCATGTGACTCGCTTCTTGGGTCTTGCTTCTGTTGCCAATAAAGAGAAGCAG AAATTTATTCATGCGATTTCTCCTACTCCAGCATCTACCATGTCAGCTGTTGAGATTAGCACGAAGCCCCTAAACACTACCTTATCTCCATATACATATGCAGACCAAACTGTTCTCGCCAAAGAAGCGACAAAAAGGCCTAGTGATAGTGATGCTGACTCACAATATTGGAGATATGATGTCTCACAAAAACGGCAGAAATATGGAGCTGGAGATGGTGATAGGCTGTGTTTTAAATTTGTATCTTCTGGTTCTTGTCCACGGGGGGACAAATGCAACTTTCAACATGATGAGAATGCAAGGGAACAATCTCTGAGAggtgtttgttttgattttcttaacAAAGGAAGATGTGAAAGGGGTCCAAATTGCAACTTTAAGCACAGCCTGCAGGATGAAGGTGAGAGTCATTCTCACAAGAAACGAGGATCTGAGAATGCTAGCAACAG GTCAAGGGAGTGCTGGTTTTGTTTGTCAAGCCTGAACATAGAGTCACATCTAATTGTCAGCATAGGAGAGTACTTTTACTGTGCACTGGCTAAAGGCCCGCTTGTTCAAGATCATATACTGATAATACCTGTTGAGCATTTACCCAATACTGTTTTGCTACCACCAGAAACTGAAATTGAGCTTGGTAGGTTCCAGAATAGTCTCAAGAGTTATTATAAGAATCAAGGGAAATCAGTTGTTTTCTTTGAGTGGGTTTCAAAACGTAGTACTCATGCTAATCTTCAG GCTATTCCTGTTCCATCATCCAGAGCTGCTGCTGTTCAAGATATATTTAATTTAGCTGCTGAAAAATTGGGCTTTAAATTTGTGGCCTTGAGAA AGAATGAGAATTCTGATGGAAGAAACGTGTTGAGGACACAGTTTGATAAGGATTTTAGCTTCTTCTATGTTGAACTCCCTGAtggtacaatattttcacatttgGTTGAGGAAAATGAGAGATTTCCTGCTCAGTTTGGACGTGAG GTTCTGGCAGGCTTGCTGAACATGGCAGACAGGGCCGATTGGAGGAATTGTTCCCAAAGCAAAGAAGAGGAAACAAAGATGGCAGAAGATTTTAAGAATCAGTTTCAAGAATTTGATCCAAATAAGTGA
- the LOC115976110 gene encoding zinc finger CCCH domain-containing protein 64 isoform X2, whose protein sequence is MAPPRILLCGDVLGRLNQLFKRVSSVNKAAGPFDALICVGQFFPDSPEQLGELTDYIEGRSQVPLPTYFIGDYGIGAAKHLLSASKDSANLGFKMDGLKVCQNLFWLKGSGKFNLHGLSVAYLSGRHFSDGQQFGTYTQDDVDALRAIAEDPGIFDLFLTNEWPSGVTNRASTSDLPHGFSDSPGSDSTIAELVAEIKPRYHIAGTKGIFYAREPYSNVDAVHVTRFLGLASVANKEKQKFIHAISPTPASTMSAVEISTKPLNTTLSPYTYADQTVLAKEATKRPSDSDADSQYWRYDVSQKRQKYGAGDGDRLCFKFVSSGSCPRGDKCNFQHDENAREQSLRGVCFDFLNKGRCERGPNCNFKHSLQDEGESHSHKKRGSENASNRSRECWFCLSSLNIESHLIVSIGEYFYCALAKGPLVQDHILIIPVEHLPNTVLLPPETEIELGRFQNSLKSYYKNQGKSVVFFEWVSKRSTHANLQAIPVPSSRAAAVQDIFNLAAEKLGFKFVALRKNENSDGRNVLRTQFDKDFSFFYVELPDGTIFSHLVEENERFPAQFGREMSVIFCAPHNILEPYH, encoded by the exons ATGGCTCCCCCAAGAATTCTGCTCTGTGGCGACGTTCTCGGCCGCCTCAACCAGCTCTTCAAGCGAGTCTCatcg GTAAACAAAGCGGCTGGGCCATTCGATGCCCTAATTTGCGTTGGCCAGTTCTTCCCTGACTCGCCGGAGCAGCTCGGCGAGCTAACCGACTACATTGAAGGCCGCTCCCAAGTTCCTCTGCCCACATACTTCATCGGCGACTACGGAATCGGCGCTGCTAAACACCTCTTATCGGCTTCGAAGGACTCGGCGAACCTTGGCTTCAAGATGGACGGTCTCAAGGTTTGCCAAAACTTGTTCTGGTTAAAAGGCAGTGGCAAGTTCAATCTCCATG GGCTATCTGTGGCATATTTATCTGGTAGGCATTTTTCTGATGGTCAACAATTTGGAACATACACTCAAGATGATGTGGATGCATTGCGAGCTATAGCTGAGGATCCTGGAATATTTGACTTGTTCCTAAC TAATGAATGGCCAAGTGGGGTCACAAACAGAGCATCTACATCTGATCTTCCCCATGGGTTTTCGGATTCACCTGGAAGTGATTCTACCATAGCAGAGTTAGTAGCAGAGATTAAACCACG CTATCACATTGCAGGTACTAAAGGTATATTCTACGCTCGTGAACCTTACTCCAATGTTGATGCTGTGCATGTGACTCGCTTCTTGGGTCTTGCTTCTGTTGCCAATAAAGAGAAGCAG AAATTTATTCATGCGATTTCTCCTACTCCAGCATCTACCATGTCAGCTGTTGAGATTAGCACGAAGCCCCTAAACACTACCTTATCTCCATATACATATGCAGACCAAACTGTTCTCGCCAAAGAAGCGACAAAAAGGCCTAGTGATAGTGATGCTGACTCACAATATTGGAGATATGATGTCTCACAAAAACGGCAGAAATATGGAGCTGGAGATGGTGATAGGCTGTGTTTTAAATTTGTATCTTCTGGTTCTTGTCCACGGGGGGACAAATGCAACTTTCAACATGATGAGAATGCAAGGGAACAATCTCTGAGAggtgtttgttttgattttcttaacAAAGGAAGATGTGAAAGGGGTCCAAATTGCAACTTTAAGCACAGCCTGCAGGATGAAGGTGAGAGTCATTCTCACAAGAAACGAGGATCTGAGAATGCTAGCAACAG GTCAAGGGAGTGCTGGTTTTGTTTGTCAAGCCTGAACATAGAGTCACATCTAATTGTCAGCATAGGAGAGTACTTTTACTGTGCACTGGCTAAAGGCCCGCTTGTTCAAGATCATATACTGATAATACCTGTTGAGCATTTACCCAATACTGTTTTGCTACCACCAGAAACTGAAATTGAGCTTGGTAGGTTCCAGAATAGTCTCAAGAGTTATTATAAGAATCAAGGGAAATCAGTTGTTTTCTTTGAGTGGGTTTCAAAACGTAGTACTCATGCTAATCTTCAG GCTATTCCTGTTCCATCATCCAGAGCTGCTGCTGTTCAAGATATATTTAATTTAGCTGCTGAAAAATTGGGCTTTAAATTTGTGGCCTTGAGAA AGAATGAGAATTCTGATGGAAGAAACGTGTTGAGGACACAGTTTGATAAGGATTTTAGCTTCTTCTATGTTGAACTCCCTGAtggtacaatattttcacatttgGTTGAGGAAAATGAGAGATTTCCTGCTCAGTTTGGACGTGAG ATGTCAGTGATTTTCTGTGCACCTCATAATATTCTTGAGCCATACCATTAA